A section of the Streptomyces sp. CG1 genome encodes:
- a CDS encoding AAA family ATPase, with protein sequence MAGIQHLSMRVPWRDRPWDQFICDDPLGNSSCTLLAAIGKGREDSFEVAHAGAGIDSLDQNWLPCLSERATFMSPLGYTVVKQHPYRDHRALQGKIHDTHVTLPGYAFEAVPFRWMNRQVFAQEVGHERVPLFSQTAEETADAALGSAPLWVMDGDNQRAVVDAFFEPVAPGDSLVFAYLKHSPFQEQRTDRLLVGAARVTRATPPPMWNQSGNPPFTSSMWETVVEHSLRPDMADGILLPYQQLVRLMDEGHDVDKALAWAPEGRVVEFSYVTEHLSDDAAIEALTSLQSAVDGMSELGLELPDTGRKWLQGQIERLWQMRGPVPGLPGVLKVIGVQQPYVAARAVIAEAGDRTDPWNFLETVLANPSSVPSAIKPHIGSLQARIWKKVTPERRAVLRLLAGFDISPTQVQMLLDGNTEVAMTAEELLENPYFASTCTYGMKEHVPFTTIDRALFPPSHVTWTPPVPDEVALEGHLDRRRIEALLTDVLERQGRQGDTVVPEGESITLANDVSLAQPPLLTKIILTGLDLDHHGINEWTDWSPLASVPLSDGTPAYKLTRFEETSSVIRDWIRSQQDRESLGPVTDARGVLDTALDRHQKVTGELDELEERARTEKAAGLSALHDTPLSVLIGPAGTGKTTLLRALVEYPGVAGGGVLLLAPTGKAKVQLETKVRLPAKTLASHLSATHRYDGETGRYLVWGDQQPRNSYSLVVIDEASMLTEEMLAATLDSFTGVKRLILVGDPRQLPPIGAGRPFVDLVNKLRPDKFSDWVRVAPGYVELQVPRRQLADGSHGIRHDLELAACFGDNTRGAGDESIWADLATNPDLPTVKYVPWGNRSVVDALTDELSYNLALDGDPDPARAFALTYGGVINDKYLNWQIGAGEHAEDWQILSPTRSRAFGTVELNRHIKRTYRSSDTSWAQRDTWRGNIPKPIGPELIVRGDKVMQTTNKRLSAWPKQDAMNYVANGEIGVAIGIVTPSKKASKSQLRLHVEFSSQPGFQYSYWPTDSDDALLELAWAVTVHKSQGSEFGTTFLVLPARANVSRELMYTALTRQKDKVVILHDGTLSDLRDLAQPWRSETARRLTDLFEAPHPIALDVQGTAHRFDRKLMHVSANGIAMASKNEVIIAGILDRLVPGRWQYEQPFTGTDGRIVLPDFTISADDGRTVYWEHAGMLDLPDYARKWELKKAWYAESGILPHAQGGGPNGSLMWTDDLNGADAQAWLELASEILGLTSAVLPPPAGAGPGPARRVAKKTAPRRPSS encoded by the coding sequence CCTTCCGCTGGATGAACCGCCAGGTCTTCGCGCAGGAGGTCGGTCATGAGCGAGTCCCGTTGTTCAGCCAGACCGCGGAGGAAACCGCTGACGCTGCACTGGGCTCCGCGCCACTGTGGGTGATGGACGGAGACAACCAGCGTGCCGTCGTCGATGCCTTTTTCGAGCCCGTCGCCCCTGGTGACTCATTGGTCTTCGCCTACCTGAAGCACTCCCCGTTTCAGGAGCAGCGCACCGACCGGCTGTTGGTAGGCGCCGCGCGAGTTACCCGCGCCACGCCTCCGCCGATGTGGAACCAGTCCGGGAACCCGCCTTTCACTTCCTCTATGTGGGAGACGGTTGTCGAGCACTCACTCCGCCCTGACATGGCCGACGGGATCCTGCTGCCCTATCAGCAGCTCGTCCGACTGATGGATGAGGGCCATGACGTCGACAAGGCGCTCGCGTGGGCCCCTGAGGGCCGCGTAGTCGAATTCTCCTATGTCACCGAGCATCTGTCCGACGATGCCGCCATCGAGGCGCTGACCTCGCTGCAGTCAGCCGTCGACGGCATGAGCGAACTGGGGCTGGAGCTGCCTGACACTGGTCGAAAGTGGCTGCAGGGTCAGATCGAGCGGCTCTGGCAGATGCGCGGCCCCGTCCCCGGCCTGCCAGGTGTCCTGAAGGTGATCGGTGTCCAGCAGCCGTACGTGGCGGCGAGAGCGGTCATCGCGGAGGCAGGCGACCGCACCGACCCGTGGAACTTCCTTGAGACGGTTCTGGCGAACCCGTCCAGCGTGCCAAGTGCAATAAAGCCGCACATCGGCTCCCTCCAGGCCAGGATCTGGAAGAAGGTGACGCCCGAGCGCCGGGCTGTGCTGCGTCTGCTCGCCGGGTTCGACATCTCACCGACCCAGGTGCAGATGCTGCTGGACGGCAACACCGAGGTCGCGATGACCGCCGAGGAACTGCTGGAAAACCCGTACTTCGCCTCGACATGCACATACGGGATGAAAGAACACGTACCGTTCACAACCATCGACCGCGCCCTGTTCCCACCATCCCACGTCACCTGGACGCCACCGGTGCCTGACGAGGTCGCGCTTGAGGGCCACCTCGACCGTCGTCGGATCGAAGCACTGCTGACCGATGTCCTTGAGCGGCAGGGCCGGCAGGGCGACACGGTCGTACCGGAAGGCGAGTCCATCACGCTGGCGAACGATGTTTCACTAGCTCAACCGCCTCTCCTGACCAAGATCATCCTGACCGGCCTCGATCTGGACCACCACGGCATCAACGAGTGGACTGATTGGTCGCCTCTGGCAAGTGTGCCGCTCTCGGACGGCACTCCCGCATACAAGCTCACGCGGTTCGAGGAGACTTCTTCGGTCATCCGGGACTGGATCAGGTCTCAGCAGGATCGAGAGAGTCTCGGCCCAGTTACGGACGCCAGAGGCGTCTTGGACACCGCGCTCGACCGGCACCAGAAGGTCACGGGAGAGCTAGACGAACTGGAGGAGCGAGCCCGGACAGAGAAGGCCGCTGGCCTCTCGGCCCTTCATGACACGCCACTCTCGGTACTCATCGGGCCGGCGGGAACCGGCAAGACAACACTGCTACGCGCCTTGGTCGAGTACCCGGGCGTAGCCGGAGGTGGCGTCCTCCTTCTTGCGCCCACCGGCAAGGCGAAGGTCCAGTTGGAAACCAAGGTGAGGCTGCCCGCCAAGACTTTGGCCTCGCACCTGAGCGCCACTCACCGGTACGACGGAGAGACCGGCCGGTATCTCGTGTGGGGGGACCAGCAGCCGCGTAACAGCTATTCCTTGGTTGTCATCGACGAAGCGTCGATGCTCACCGAGGAGATGCTCGCGGCCACCCTCGATTCCTTCACAGGGGTCAAGCGACTCATCCTGGTCGGCGACCCACGGCAGCTCCCGCCGATCGGTGCGGGTCGCCCCTTCGTCGACCTGGTGAACAAGCTGCGTCCGGATAAGTTCAGTGACTGGGTGCGGGTGGCGCCAGGTTACGTCGAGTTGCAGGTACCCCGGCGTCAACTTGCCGACGGCAGTCACGGCATTCGACACGACCTTGAACTGGCAGCGTGTTTCGGCGACAACACGCGGGGAGCCGGCGACGAGTCCATCTGGGCGGATCTGGCCACCAACCCTGACTTGCCCACCGTGAAATACGTGCCCTGGGGCAACAGGTCTGTCGTCGATGCGCTGACCGATGAACTCAGCTACAACCTGGCTCTCGACGGCGACCCGGATCCGGCACGAGCCTTTGCGCTCACATACGGCGGCGTCATCAATGACAAGTACCTCAACTGGCAGATCGGCGCGGGCGAACATGCCGAGGACTGGCAGATTCTCTCCCCGACCCGCTCGCGGGCGTTCGGCACCGTCGAACTCAACCGTCACATCAAGCGCACGTACCGGTCGAGCGACACCTCCTGGGCTCAGCGCGATACTTGGCGCGGCAACATCCCGAAGCCGATCGGCCCCGAGCTGATCGTTCGCGGCGACAAGGTCATGCAGACCACCAACAAGCGACTCAGCGCATGGCCCAAACAGGACGCGATGAACTACGTCGCGAACGGCGAGATTGGCGTCGCGATCGGAATCGTCACGCCGAGCAAGAAGGCATCCAAGTCCCAGCTCCGTCTCCACGTCGAGTTCTCCTCCCAACCCGGATTCCAGTACTCGTACTGGCCGACTGATTCCGACGACGCATTGCTGGAACTCGCGTGGGCGGTCACGGTCCACAAGTCGCAGGGATCGGAGTTCGGCACGACCTTTCTCGTCCTCCCCGCCCGGGCAAATGTCTCCCGTGAACTGATGTACACCGCCCTCACCCGGCAGAAGGACAAGGTCGTTATCCTCCACGACGGCACACTCTCCGACCTGCGTGACCTCGCGCAGCCCTGGCGCTCGGAGACGGCCCGACGCTTGACCGATCTGTTCGAAGCACCCCACCCGATCGCGCTCGACGTCCAGGGCACCGCGCACCGCTTCGACCGGAAACTCATGCACGTGTCGGCGAACGGCATCGCGATGGCGTCGAAGAACGAGGTCATCATCGCCGGGATCCTCGACCGACTCGTGCCTGGCCGCTGGCAGTACGAGCAGCCGTTCACCGGCACCGACGGACGCATCGTCCTGCCCGACTTCACCATCTCAGCCGATGATGGCCGGACGGTCTACTGGGAGCATGCGGGCATGCTCGACCTACCCGACTACGCGCGGAAATGGGAGCTGAAGAAGGCCTGGTACGCAGAAAGCGGCATCCTTCCGCACGCCCAGGGCGGCGGACCGAACGGTTCGCTCATGTGGACGGACGACCTCAACGGCGCAGACGCACAGGCCTGGTTGGAGTTGGCCTCTGAGATCCTGGGGCTCACGTCGGCTGTACTGCCGCCCCCGGCGGGCGCTGGGCCGGGTCCGGCACGACGTGTCGCCAAGAAGACAGCACCGCGGCGTCCAAGTTCATAG
- a CDS encoding DUF6879 family protein: MALKDYYADFEKYFWHCGDLGFWKLERQQTFQEPGYDSWEAFWRGDWDESLRLLEAGRADMTEYHRKVEQNGFVARRARVVEEPLSNYMQWELHALRIRDQCGGPIHVTDADRVAQYEQDGPLPEISTLGDQVMYQALYDERGILVAARKFVDRQLVLRCRELIVSVYNAGEPLAHWFDGHVAPLPPPQRQARR; this comes from the coding sequence ATGGCGCTCAAGGACTACTACGCCGACTTCGAGAAGTACTTCTGGCACTGCGGCGATCTCGGATTCTGGAAGCTTGAACGGCAGCAGACGTTCCAGGAACCCGGCTACGACAGCTGGGAGGCATTCTGGCGTGGCGACTGGGATGAGTCCCTGCGCTTGCTGGAAGCGGGCCGCGCGGACATGACGGAGTACCACCGCAAAGTCGAGCAGAACGGCTTCGTGGCCCGGCGGGCCCGCGTGGTCGAGGAACCGCTCAGCAACTACATGCAGTGGGAGCTCCACGCGCTGCGTATCCGGGACCAGTGCGGGGGCCCTATCCATGTCACCGACGCAGACCGCGTGGCCCAGTACGAGCAAGACGGCCCTCTGCCGGAGATCTCCACTCTCGGAGACCAAGTGATGTATCAGGCGCTCTACGACGAACGGGGCATCCTGGTAGCTGCGCGGAAGTTTGTCGACCGCCAACTCGTCCTGCGTTGCCGGGAGCTCATCGTGAGCGTCTACAACGCCGGTGAACCCTTGGCGCACTGGTTTGACGGACATGTGGCGCCCCTTCCGCCCCCGCAGCGACAAGCGCGGAGATGA